AAAAAAGCGCACCAAAGATGCGCTCGTATTTTCAATTCAACAGTCAGGCTTTGGATTTTTTGGCCAACTTGTCCGTTTGCTTAGAAAGTTCCTTTTTTGTGAATTTGAGGGAATCGGTTCGTTTATCAGGATCGCCAACAGCCTGAAGAATCAACGAGTAGGAGTTTTCGCCATTGAGTACAAAGAGGTCGGTTGCCTGCGACCATGCCCCCTTGTTTTCAGAACGCTGTACCCGCAGGATATTTCCTGGGAGGAGTGAGACTGACCAACCTTTTTCATCAGAAAGGTATACGTTGACCTTACCTTTCGATGGTAACAAGAATACTTTTGATGAAAAGGTTGAATAAACGAATACCGTATTTTGTCCCTGCGAATTGTATTCAACAGTTTTAAAGTGCCCACTATAGTCCAGGTCAGCGCCAGTAAGCGCATTCTTCTCCTGAACAACAAACTGTTGGGCTGTATAGCCTTCTGATGCTGCTTTATAGTCTGACGTAGCAGTAGTTTTAGTGGGTTCCGTATAACCGAACTCAGCTGGGTCAATTTGATGGCCAGAGGTATCTTTAGTGATGTTTTCAACACCTGCAATATCACGTGTGGTAGGTGATGGCGGTGTTTGAACCGGGTTGGTCTGCGCCGCAGCGTGTTGATTTGGTTCTGCTGTAACTGGAGCTGAAGCCGGGGCTTCACTAGTGGCCCCAGATAGTGCTTTTTTAGCGATTTCCTGTGCAGGAGTTATCTCAACCGTTCCAGGTTGCTCTGCGTTTTGTGAAACCTCGCTACCGTCAGTAAACCCAGGTTCAGCCTTAATTGAGTCAACCAATGACTGCGTAGCAGGATCTGACTTAGATACAACTGGTGAATTTGCATCCGGGTTAGCTGGTGGCGTGGTTGTGGCCATTTTTAGCATCTGATCGCCAAGATTATCAGACGATGCAGGGGAAACACCGGCGCTATCTTGCTTTGTGACAGTAGGTTCACTTTTATCATCATCAGGGGGCGCTGATGCGGGTTCCTGTTCATTATTTGTGATAGGAAGTGTCAGTGTTGGCTGAGGCCCAGCCTCATCGGTATCAAGGTCATCGTCATCCACATCGATACCATGTTGTTTTGCAATATCCGGGTTAACGCTGATCCCACTCTTTGCAACTTCGACGATAGATAGGTTCGGTTCTTTGTCTGGTTTACCATTCATTAAAATAAATGCGCCTAATGTGCTTACCGCAAAGATACCGGCAACCAGGATACTCAAGGTTTTTTTAGAAAATCGCGCCTTAACACTGGGGGTTTCATCTCCAGCATTCTGCGCTGCGCGTTCGCGTAATTTCTCCTGGCCGTATTCAGCACTTGTGCCACGTTTTTCACTCGTCATTGAAAACCTCGTTGATCACTATTCGTTCTGGCCGAAGCCCCAACTCACGGTGTATATGAAAGTGAGCATGATATGGAAAGCCCCATAATCGCGTGAGATGGTTGCCCCGGAATTGATTAGGAAAATATGCTCTCGCGATAATAAACGGATTATATCTTGAGGGAGGTAGCTCTCGAAATTTTGCGGCCTGAAAACGACCGCAAAATGAGATGGTTTTCTTGAAAATAGATTTCTAGAGGTTACGGGTTCCTTTACAAATTGGGTAAGCCGAGCAACCATAGAAATAATTTCCATTCGACATTCTTCTAACCATTTTGCTATGGCAACGGGGACAGCTAGGTATGACATTAAGATCGTATATTTGATTCTCACCTGGACCAACATTTATTATCTCAGTGGCAGGCGGGGGGATTTCTTTATCCTTGATTATTTTCAGAAGTCTGGAACCATCGATAAGCGATAATGTTCCTTTAACATTTGCGCTAAGAGCGAATTCCCATGCATCCTGAGTAAAGAACCCAGAGGTGATGATATAACCCCGCTCATATGCATTGGCTTGCACTACACCGTAAATTTCGCGGACTACCGAGACTCCTACTTTGCTGGTTTTCCATAATTTGCACTGTACCATTTCGCGGCGACCATCTTTTTGCAGCAGAATGTCGACTCCGCCGTCAGCTCCTGTATTAGTCAGAGTTGCTTTGTAGCCATTGAGTTCGAAATGCAGTCTTATAATCTTTTCGAATTGCTCCCATGTCATATTCGAGAGAATTTTCTGGGAATCATTTCCATCCTGAATGGAGGAGTAAATTCGACGTACTTCAGCAAGTTGTACATTTTTTAGCAATGTTGCGACAAACATCATCATCGAAAGGGTTAGAGATGCGCCTCGAAGGATTTCAGGGAGTATGTTACTCACGCCTACAGCAAAACGATTCATTACGAGTGCTAGGTCATCAGTACTGCTTGCAATAAACTGATAATACAAATCGCCTGGAACGTACACATAATTAGTAAGAGAAAGAATATATAGCAAGCAGGAAATCGGGAAGCCGATATACCACCGGAAAAAATAGGTTTGCTGGCTAGCACCACTGTTTCTCCATGACTGGATATTAAAAATAACGCCGAAGACTTCCTTTCCTGTACGGGTCATCGACATCTGGAGAGACAATTGTGTAATAAAGAGGCCCGCAATGACCAACGGGCCATCATGTAGAAAGAATAAAGCTAATGACGCTAGCAGGAAAAAGCACCACTGGAATTTGGCGCATCGGGACATTCCTTTTGCTGCCAATTTTCTAAAAACCATATGGTCACCATTCATTCAGAATTAATTCTAAGAAAGGTGCGCCTCAGTATCCCATTACAGTTATCAATGAATACATCGTAAAACATGACTGATAAACAAATCAGGGCAAATGTATAAACGATGATTTCTTCAACATATGGAAAATCAGGGTAAATCGCACCTAAATAAATTGCTGACAGTACAAGATACCCACCCCACAATTGGAACAACCGTGGTCTTACTAACAACCATGTGAGTAACGCC
The sequence above is drawn from the Kosakonia radicincitans DSM 16656 genome and encodes:
- a CDS encoding restriction endonuclease, whose translation is MVFRKLAAKGMSRCAKFQWCFFLLASLALFFLHDGPLVIAGLFITQLSLQMSMTRTGKEVFGVIFNIQSWRNSGASQQTYFFRWYIGFPISCLLYILSLTNYVYVPGDLYYQFIASSTDDLALVMNRFAVGVSNILPEILRGASLTLSMMMFVATLLKNVQLAEVRRIYSSIQDGNDSQKILSNMTWEQFEKIIRLHFELNGYKATLTNTGADGGVDILLQKDGRREMVQCKLWKTSKVGVSVVREIYGVVQANAYERGYIITSGFFTQDAWEFALSANVKGTLSLIDGSRLLKIIKDKEIPPPATEIINVGPGENQIYDLNVIPSCPRCHSKMVRRMSNGNYFYGCSAYPICKGTRNL